From Legionella adelaidensis, one genomic window encodes:
- a CDS encoding riboflavin synthase — protein sequence MFTGIVENQGKVLANRALEAGKLLKIEANLEGLQEGESISINGVCLTLLPGFEQALSFNVSKETLEKTNLGEMVPGEKINIERAMLSSTRFGGHYVSGHIDKKIPLLKKQIMGDFVELIIGEFTPQDLHYLPNKGSITLEGVSLTINAVHANTAQLLLIPYTLEKTNLGTKKEGDLLNVEFDYLTKIVAHQLSLHTSARVLA from the coding sequence ATGTTTACCGGTATAGTTGAAAATCAAGGTAAAGTCCTTGCAAACCGTGCACTTGAAGCGGGAAAACTTTTAAAAATTGAAGCAAATTTAGAAGGTTTACAAGAAGGAGAAAGTATATCTATTAATGGTGTTTGCCTCACTCTATTGCCAGGTTTTGAACAAGCGCTTTCATTTAATGTTTCAAAAGAAACTTTAGAAAAAACAAATCTGGGGGAGATGGTACCTGGTGAAAAAATTAATATAGAGCGTGCCATGCTAAGTAGCACTCGATTTGGAGGCCATTATGTTTCTGGTCATATTGACAAAAAAATACCATTATTAAAAAAACAGATTATGGGTGATTTTGTGGAGCTTATAATTGGCGAATTTACCCCGCAAGACCTTCACTATTTACCAAACAAAGGGAGTATTACCCTCGAAGGGGTAAGCCTTACAATTAATGCAGTGCATGCTAATACAGCGCAGTTGTTACTTATTCCCTATACATTAGAAAAAACAAATTTAGGAACAAAAAAGGAAGGGGACTTATTGAATGTTGAATTTGATTATTTAACTAAAATTGTCGCCCATCAATTAAGCTTACATACAAGTGCTCGTGTTTTAGCATAG
- the kdsA gene encoding 3-deoxy-8-phosphooctulonate synthase has protein sequence MKLCGFEIGLNQPLFLIAGPCVIESESLAIETAGYLKSICEKLAISFIYKSSFDKANRSSINSFRGPGIEKGLQILETVKKEIGVPVLTDVHEDTPLEEVASVVDVLQTPAFLCRQTNFIQRVASTNKPVNIKKGQFLAPWEMTHVVAKAKATGNDKILVCERGVSFGYNNLVSDMRSLKIMRETECPVVYDATHSVQLPGGNNGSSGGQREFIPVLARAAAAAGISGIFMETHPNPEKALSDGPNSWPLDKMEGLLRQLIQLDRVFKESGEM, from the coding sequence ATGAAATTATGTGGTTTTGAAATTGGCTTAAACCAACCGTTATTTTTAATTGCCGGCCCCTGCGTAATTGAAAGCGAATCCCTGGCTATAGAAACAGCTGGATATTTAAAATCTATTTGCGAAAAATTAGCTATTTCTTTTATATATAAATCGTCTTTTGACAAAGCAAATCGTTCTTCAATTAATAGTTTTAGAGGGCCCGGAATAGAAAAAGGGTTGCAAATACTGGAAACAGTGAAGAAAGAAATTGGGGTACCCGTTCTTACAGATGTTCATGAAGATACCCCTCTAGAGGAAGTTGCTAGTGTGGTGGATGTTTTGCAAACTCCCGCATTTCTATGTAGACAAACTAATTTTATTCAACGCGTTGCATCAACCAATAAACCTGTCAATATCAAAAAAGGACAATTTTTAGCCCCTTGGGAAATGACCCATGTAGTAGCGAAAGCTAAAGCTACCGGTAATGATAAAATTTTGGTTTGCGAAAGAGGAGTGAGCTTTGGATATAACAATTTAGTTTCCGATATGCGCTCTTTAAAGATCATGCGGGAAACGGAATGCCCAGTAGTTTATGACGCAACCCATTCTGTACAACTTCCTGGAGGGAATAATGGTTCTTCGGGCGGTCAGCGAGAATTTATTCCCGTATTAGCGAGAGCAGCTGCGGCAGCAGGAATATCTGGGATTTTCATGGAAACGCACCCTAACCCGGAGAAAGCTTTGAGTGATGGTCCTAATAGCTGGCCTTTAGATAAAATGGAAGGTTTGTTACGTCAGCTTATCCAATTGGATCGTGTGTTTAAAGAGAGCGGGGAAATGTAG
- a CDS encoding bifunctional 3,4-dihydroxy-2-butanone-4-phosphate synthase/GTP cyclohydrolase II, which yields MTNPFISIEQAIATIKAGKMVILMDDEHRENEGDLVIAAQHATPEAINFMARYGRGLICLPMSSELINKLALPPMTTNNRSPYGTAFTVSIEAATGVSTGISAADRAHTVQTAIDPKSGPQDLVSPGHIFPLKACDKGVIERPGQTEGSVDLSRLAGLTPAAVICEIMNDDGSMSRRQQLEQFSRAHQIPIVTIKDLLDYRIQHETLIEEQASTQLPIKGHGKFTMTVFSNQIDDAEHFVLVKAPLFSNQVPLVRIHSECITGDVFGSCKCDCGSQLQESLALIGAEGGILIYLRQEGRGIGLANKLKAYALQEKGLDTVEANLKLGFPADNRNYAVAFQILKYLGIEVLRLLTNNPKKVHAIEKYGMVVSERIPLHIASTEENRNYLLTKKEKMGHLLPIEE from the coding sequence ATGACAAATCCATTCATCTCCATCGAACAAGCCATTGCTACTATAAAAGCAGGTAAAATGGTTATTTTAATGGATGACGAACACCGAGAGAATGAAGGCGATTTAGTAATTGCTGCCCAGCATGCCACTCCAGAAGCCATTAATTTCATGGCGCGCTATGGGCGTGGATTAATTTGTCTTCCCATGTCTAGTGAGTTAATTAATAAGCTTGCTTTACCTCCTATGACCACAAATAACCGCTCCCCTTATGGCACTGCCTTTACCGTTTCCATCGAGGCGGCCACGGGTGTTTCAACGGGTATTTCTGCAGCAGACCGCGCCCACACTGTACAAACCGCCATAGACCCTAAAAGCGGCCCTCAAGATCTTGTTTCTCCAGGGCATATTTTTCCTTTAAAAGCCTGTGATAAAGGAGTAATTGAAAGACCTGGACAAACAGAGGGGAGTGTGGATTTATCTCGTTTAGCCGGTTTGACTCCAGCCGCAGTAATCTGTGAAATCATGAACGATGACGGTAGTATGAGCAGGCGTCAACAATTAGAGCAGTTTTCCCGCGCACATCAAATCCCTATTGTAACCATTAAGGATCTTCTTGATTATCGTATACAACATGAAACGTTAATTGAAGAACAAGCAAGCACACAATTACCTATCAAAGGCCATGGTAAATTTACAATGACGGTTTTTAGTAACCAAATAGATGATGCTGAACATTTCGTCTTAGTAAAGGCACCGTTATTTAGCAATCAAGTTCCTTTGGTACGTATTCATTCTGAATGTATTACCGGGGATGTTTTTGGCTCCTGCAAATGTGATTGTGGTTCACAACTACAAGAATCATTAGCTTTGATTGGTGCAGAGGGGGGAATATTAATTTATTTACGTCAAGAAGGCAGAGGGATTGGCTTGGCAAATAAATTAAAAGCATATGCTTTACAGGAAAAAGGACTCGATACAGTAGAAGCCAATTTAAAACTCGGTTTCCCTGCTGATAACCGCAACTATGCCGTTGCTTTTCAAATTTTAAAATACCTCGGTATTGAAGTATTACGCTTGTTAACAAATAATCCTAAAAAAGTGCATGCTATTGAAAAATATGGGATGGTGGTTAGTGAAAGGATCCCGCTACATATAGCATCAACCGAAGAAAATCGAAATTATTTATTAACTAAAAAAGAAAAAATGGGACATTTGCTACCGATTGAAGAATAA
- a CDS encoding CTP synthase, protein MTKYIFITGGVVSSLGKGIAAASLAAILEARGLKVTLIKLDPYINVDPGTMSPFQHGEVFVTQDGAETDLDLGHYERFVRTTMTKLNNFTSGKIYENVIKKERRGDYLGGTVQVIPHITNEIKRCIKLGADAFDVAMVEIGGTVGDIESLPFLEAIRQMRMELGSQRSLFIHLTLVPYISTSNETKTKPTQHSVKELRSIGIQPDILICRSEQPLSANDRSKIALFTNVEKEGVISLPDAKSIYQIPMILHEQKLDETVIKKLGIEAKDADLSEWQKVVSAQEHQNMTVKVGMIGKYTEFSDAYKSLNEALIHAGIHTKTRVQIIYIDAEEVERHGSKILSELDALLIPGGFGERGVEGKIKAIQYARENKIPFLGICLGMQAALIEFARNVVGLKSANSTEFDKNTPYPVIALITEWIEQDGQVNIRNEDSDLGGTMRLGAQMCRLVPDSLAHKTYKNTQIIERHRHRYEVNNLFIESLVENGLTISGRSADGNLVEIIELTDHPWFLACQFHPEFTSTPRDGHPLFKEFVLAARAYHKSNRKSKA, encoded by the coding sequence ATGACCAAATATATTTTTATCACAGGTGGTGTAGTCTCTTCTCTTGGGAAGGGTATAGCCGCTGCTTCTTTGGCTGCCATTTTAGAGGCCAGAGGTCTCAAAGTTACACTTATTAAACTTGACCCTTATATCAATGTCGATCCGGGCACTATGAGTCCTTTTCAGCATGGCGAAGTCTTTGTAACCCAAGATGGGGCAGAAACGGATCTTGACTTGGGACATTACGAACGGTTTGTTCGTACCACCATGACTAAACTAAATAATTTCACTTCGGGTAAAATATACGAAAACGTTATTAAAAAGGAACGCCGTGGTGATTATTTAGGAGGCACGGTTCAAGTTATACCCCATATTACTAACGAAATTAAACGTTGCATTAAATTAGGAGCGGATGCTTTTGATGTAGCTATGGTAGAAATAGGCGGCACCGTAGGTGACATTGAATCCTTACCGTTTTTAGAGGCTATTCGCCAAATGCGAATGGAACTGGGTTCGCAAAGAAGCTTATTTATACACCTTACTTTAGTGCCTTACATTTCAACTTCTAATGAAACCAAAACAAAACCTACGCAACACTCCGTAAAAGAGCTCCGTTCTATTGGTATCCAACCGGATATACTGATTTGCCGTTCAGAGCAACCTTTATCGGCAAATGATCGCTCAAAAATTGCTTTATTTACGAACGTAGAGAAAGAAGGGGTTATCTCCTTACCCGATGCTAAAAGTATCTATCAAATCCCCATGATCCTTCATGAACAAAAGCTGGATGAAACAGTAATAAAAAAATTAGGCATCGAGGCGAAAGATGCTGATCTTAGTGAGTGGCAAAAAGTAGTTTCCGCACAAGAACACCAAAACATGACCGTAAAAGTAGGGATGATAGGCAAATACACTGAATTTAGCGATGCCTATAAATCGCTGAACGAAGCACTAATTCATGCTGGTATTCATACAAAAACTCGCGTACAAATAATATATATAGATGCAGAAGAAGTCGAACGACATGGTTCAAAAATTTTATCAGAGCTCGATGCATTATTAATTCCTGGAGGCTTTGGGGAACGCGGAGTTGAGGGAAAGATTAAAGCCATTCAATATGCTCGTGAAAACAAAATTCCTTTCTTGGGAATTTGTTTAGGCATGCAAGCTGCATTAATTGAATTTGCCCGAAATGTAGTAGGGTTAAAATCTGCTAATTCCACCGAATTTGATAAAAATACACCTTACCCGGTTATTGCGCTCATCACCGAGTGGATTGAACAAGACGGGCAAGTTAATATTAGAAATGAGGACAGTGATTTAGGTGGAACCATGCGCCTAGGAGCACAAATGTGCCGCTTGGTACCCGATTCCCTTGCTCATAAAACCTATAAAAACACACAAATTATTGAGAGACACCGGCATCGGTATGAGGTAAATAATTTATTTATAGAATCCCTTGTTGAAAACGGATTAACTATTTCGGGTCGCTCTGCGGATGGCAATTTAGTAGAAATAATTGAGCTGACCGATCATCCTTGGTTTTTGGCATGCCAATTTCATCCTGAATTTACCTCCACCCCCCGCGATGGACATCCTTTATTCAAAGAATTCGTTTTGGCTGCCAGGGCTTACCATAAATCTAACAGAAAGAGTAAAGCATGA
- a CDS encoding transporter, with protein MKKSAVLLFLCFLTSLLNFAHADPWYTGPLLAPAGKTIPRGHINFEPYIFYTQNTGTFNRHWRLVQSPRSDSTQFLPIFTYGLTDRMDLQFSLPYTRNQNLTRVSDHIGDASVLLGFQVLEQANSQWKPNLRVTLQEILPSGRYDQLEPYNQGTDSTGLGSYQTALGFNFQHLLPIYDFYLRTRLCLGFVNANAAAVHGLSSYGGTTDTQGKITPGNVASVDLAGELSVTQNWVLVMEGYYFTRSRTHFSGTVGLTPMGVPGIIGHDNVAELSLAPAIEFNFSANYGIIAGAWFSTKGKDAPDFISSVIAFNAYF; from the coding sequence ATGAAAAAAAGTGCTGTATTGTTGTTTCTCTGTTTTTTAACAAGTTTATTAAATTTTGCGCACGCGGATCCGTGGTATACGGGTCCATTATTAGCCCCAGCAGGTAAAACGATTCCACGAGGGCATATCAATTTTGAACCCTATATTTTTTATACACAAAATACCGGGACATTTAACCGGCATTGGCGCTTAGTACAATCACCCCGTAGCGATAGTACACAATTCCTACCAATTTTTACTTATGGTCTTACTGACCGTATGGACTTGCAGTTTAGCCTTCCTTATACTCGCAATCAAAATTTAACGCGTGTTTCCGACCACATTGGGGATGCTTCAGTCCTGCTAGGTTTTCAGGTATTAGAGCAAGCAAATTCACAATGGAAGCCTAATTTAAGAGTTACATTACAAGAAATCCTTCCTTCGGGGCGTTATGATCAGTTAGAACCTTACAATCAGGGAACCGATAGTACTGGACTAGGTAGCTATCAAACTGCCTTAGGGTTTAATTTTCAACATTTATTACCTATTTATGATTTTTATTTGCGCACTCGATTGTGTTTGGGATTTGTTAATGCAAATGCTGCTGCAGTCCATGGTTTAAGCAGTTATGGGGGAACTACTGATACACAGGGCAAAATAACACCTGGAAATGTAGCGAGCGTGGATTTGGCAGGAGAGCTTAGCGTAACCCAGAATTGGGTCTTGGTTATGGAGGGGTATTATTTTACGCGCAGTCGCACTCATTTTAGCGGTACAGTAGGTCTTACTCCTATGGGTGTTCCAGGAATAATTGGACATGATAATGTAGCAGAGCTTAGTTTAGCTCCCGCTATTGAATTTAATTTTTCTGCCAACTATGGAATTATCGCAGGAGCCTGGTTTTCCACGAAAGGGAAGGATGCGCCTGACTTTATCTCGTCAGTTATAGCCTTTAATGCTTATTTTTAG
- a CDS encoding M48 family metalloprotease has product MIFSLGKCFIRKFLTALLALFFLLQNSFAYSPYSNSELEELEKEFIQQINQSNSVIRNPLANQYINHLAKRLVRNTMKPIPYFFIVKSNEINAFAGPGGYIGVNSQLILASDNESELAAVMAHEIAHVKLHHLYRIIEHSKQMRVPMLASVLASIALGVVNPALGSGALMASITGIAQDNINFTRASEKEADRIGIDMLIKSGLNPEGMAAFFKKLQMSSRYYYRDNIPAILRTHPLDEDRIAEAENRSAHLPHKTYLDSVDYRFFKEIVRNSSGKNNQELLDFYKKECRKQNSELACQYGQALTLLNLNHFSKANDLLLALKATGQDNLYLSIARAQVDIGLKAYSQAVSQLKELYENFPDNYAVVVYYAKGLMAASQAQLAAATLLKASRQYKNDLPICLDLALAEAESNRKDYAYFTQAQCELLQGRAHAAMQQLKLALSLAKNDAMLSERIKAKMQEIKLKLN; this is encoded by the coding sequence ATGATTTTTTCTCTAGGCAAATGCTTTATTAGAAAATTTTTGACCGCGTTGCTCGCCCTGTTTTTCCTATTACAAAATAGTTTTGCTTATTCTCCCTATTCAAATAGTGAGTTAGAAGAATTAGAAAAAGAATTTATTCAGCAAATAAATCAATCCAATAGCGTTATTCGAAATCCCTTAGCTAATCAATATATCAATCATTTAGCAAAGCGATTAGTTAGAAACACCATGAAACCGATACCTTACTTTTTTATTGTGAAATCAAATGAAATCAATGCTTTTGCTGGGCCAGGCGGCTATATCGGTGTGAACTCCCAATTAATCCTTGCTAGCGATAATGAAAGTGAATTAGCAGCGGTCATGGCGCACGAGATTGCTCACGTTAAGTTGCATCATTTATACAGGATCATTGAGCATAGTAAACAAATGCGAGTTCCTATGTTAGCTTCGGTCCTCGCTTCCATAGCATTAGGCGTAGTAAACCCCGCGTTAGGGAGTGGCGCCTTGATGGCATCCATTACGGGAATCGCGCAAGACAATATTAATTTTACCCGTGCAAGTGAAAAAGAAGCGGACCGTATTGGTATTGATATGTTAATTAAATCAGGATTAAACCCCGAGGGTATGGCAGCCTTTTTTAAAAAATTGCAAATGAGTTCGCGGTACTACTATCGCGACAACATTCCTGCAATCTTACGTACGCATCCTTTAGATGAAGATCGTATTGCAGAAGCAGAAAATCGAAGTGCTCACCTTCCACACAAAACATATTTAGATAGCGTAGACTATCGATTCTTTAAAGAAATCGTTCGCAATTCTTCAGGAAAAAATAATCAAGAGTTATTAGATTTTTATAAAAAGGAATGCCGCAAACAAAATTCCGAATTGGCTTGTCAATATGGCCAGGCACTCACCCTTTTAAATTTGAATCACTTTTCAAAAGCCAATGATTTGCTTTTGGCTTTAAAAGCAACGGGGCAAGATAACTTATATTTAAGTATTGCCCGCGCTCAAGTGGATATAGGCCTTAAAGCATATTCGCAAGCAGTTTCTCAGCTAAAAGAACTATATGAAAATTTTCCTGATAACTATGCCGTTGTTGTTTATTATGCCAAAGGTTTAATGGCTGCCAGTCAAGCGCAATTGGCCGCAGCAACCTTGTTAAAAGCAAGCCGGCAATATAAAAATGATCTCCCCATTTGTTTAGACTTGGCTTTGGCTGAAGCAGAGTCTAACCGAAAAGATTATGCGTACTTTACGCAAGCGCAATGTGAGTTGTTACAAGGAAGAGCGCATGCTGCTATGCAGCAGTTAAAATTAGCACTAAGTTTAGCCAAGAATGACGCGATGCTTAGTGAACGAATCAAAGCAAAAATGCAGGAGATAAAGTTAAAATTAAATTAA
- a CDS encoding recombination-associated protein RdgC codes for MWFSNALIFQFELDSQVNLETALEPMKPCPPHARSIYGWLPAIAGEMVHQVAGATLICMGKEERILPKAVIKRLLAEKIQALELNQNRTVKRAEKAQLAEELEFELLPKSFCVQKRQFALLDTVDNRIIVNCASNNQASQLISLLRKSVAGIKIEPFLFTEDLAVRFTEWINNPALLPENFKLASDCLLVSLDDEKKRFTCKGFDLPAEEIVTLISQGLAAAEISLIWNERIQFTLTHDFTLKRIKSLDYLIDEFNDIRKLDEEYQQKDAALTLLSGELRALINDLSKIINKEAPVISMAEEELAIL; via the coding sequence ATGTGGTTTAGTAATGCCTTAATATTTCAATTTGAACTAGATTCTCAAGTAAATCTTGAAACTGCTCTGGAACCCATGAAGCCCTGCCCTCCGCATGCGCGATCCATTTATGGTTGGCTGCCTGCTATTGCCGGAGAAATGGTTCATCAAGTGGCAGGTGCTACCTTAATTTGCATGGGAAAAGAAGAAAGAATTCTCCCCAAAGCAGTTATTAAGCGTTTATTAGCAGAAAAAATTCAAGCGCTTGAATTAAATCAGAATCGAACGGTTAAACGCGCTGAAAAAGCACAATTGGCCGAAGAGTTGGAGTTTGAGTTATTGCCAAAGTCCTTTTGTGTACAGAAGCGCCAATTCGCTCTTTTAGATACGGTAGATAATCGTATAATTGTAAATTGTGCCAGTAATAACCAGGCTTCCCAATTAATTTCTTTATTGCGTAAAAGTGTGGCCGGAATAAAAATCGAGCCTTTTTTATTTACTGAAGATTTAGCTGTCCGATTTACCGAATGGATAAACAACCCTGCACTTCTACCGGAAAACTTTAAATTGGCTTCTGATTGTCTCCTGGTTTCTCTTGATGACGAAAAGAAACGATTTACTTGTAAAGGTTTTGATTTACCGGCAGAAGAAATCGTAACCCTTATTTCCCAAGGTTTGGCCGCCGCAGAGATTTCCTTAATTTGGAATGAACGCATTCAATTTACATTAACGCACGACTTCACATTGAAGCGCATTAAATCCCTAGATTATTTAATCGATGAATTTAATGATATTCGCAAACTGGATGAGGAGTACCAACAAAAGGACGCCGCATTGACTCTATTAAGTGGCGAATTACGTGCATTAATTAATGATTTGAGTAAAATAATTAACAAAGAAGCGCCTGTGATATCTATGGCAGAAGAAGAGTTAGCTATACTTTAA
- the ribD gene encoding bifunctional diaminohydroxyphosphoribosylaminopyrimidine deaminase/5-amino-6-(5-phosphoribosylamino)uracil reductase RibD codes for MHKRFLLAALKQAWLGRGICAPNPSVGAVAVQNGKIIAQAHHKGAGTPHAEQLLLSQLPAGLSDVTLYITLEPCNHWGKTPPCVKAIISYGVRKVVYGYADPNPLVAENNSPQHLLDAGIEVVKYPLREINNFYASYHYWTKHKTPWVVAKIAQSIDGKIAGYEGERMLLSNTLCNQFTHQKRLHADIILTTAATLNNDNSLLNVRLPYKEAAKTVAIIDSHAELNPSANIFFTAKHCHIFTAENLNQEQRPNCTYYPMPTKNEKIDLSAILHHLGHLGFHDVWVEAGAKLFNSLHEQQLVQQTYIYIAPTIVGTKGYSLYEDNNFFTRPHKVEWLKKGNNVIASLTWENKLHRE; via the coding sequence ATGCACAAAAGGTTTTTACTTGCCGCATTGAAACAAGCTTGGCTCGGTAGAGGTATTTGTGCACCTAACCCTAGCGTAGGAGCTGTTGCCGTTCAAAATGGAAAAATTATAGCACAAGCTCACCACAAAGGAGCAGGAACCCCGCACGCCGAACAATTATTATTATCACAGCTACCTGCCGGACTTTCGGATGTCACGCTTTATATAACTTTAGAACCTTGCAATCATTGGGGCAAAACACCTCCTTGTGTCAAAGCTATCATTTCTTACGGAGTTAGAAAAGTTGTTTATGGATATGCGGATCCCAATCCTTTGGTAGCAGAGAATAATAGTCCCCAGCATTTATTGGATGCTGGTATTGAAGTTGTAAAATATCCGCTGAGAGAAATAAATAATTTTTATGCTTCTTATCATTATTGGACGAAGCACAAGACACCTTGGGTCGTTGCAAAAATAGCACAAAGTATTGATGGAAAAATTGCAGGTTATGAAGGGGAGAGAATGCTTCTTTCCAATACACTGTGCAATCAGTTTACACATCAAAAAAGATTACACGCAGATATCATTTTAACTACAGCGGCAACCCTCAATAATGACAATTCTTTACTAAATGTTCGCCTGCCCTATAAAGAGGCAGCCAAAACGGTAGCTATTATTGATTCGCATGCAGAGCTAAACCCCTCGGCTAATATTTTTTTTACTGCTAAACATTGCCATATTTTTACGGCAGAAAATCTTAATCAAGAACAAAGGCCAAATTGTACCTATTATCCTATGCCTACCAAGAATGAGAAAATAGATTTATCTGCAATTCTGCACCATTTAGGCCATTTAGGGTTTCATGACGTGTGGGTAGAGGCCGGGGCTAAACTTTTTAATAGTTTGCATGAACAACAACTTGTGCAGCAAACATACATTTATATAGCGCCTACGATTGTTGGTACAAAAGGTTATTCTTTATATGAAGACAATAATTTTTTTACCAGGCCCCATAAAGTCGAATGGCTAAAAAAAGGCAATAATGTGATAGCATCTTTAACTTGGGAAAATAAGCTTCATAGAGAATAA
- a CDS encoding outer membrane protein assembly factor BamD: protein MKGFKILFIGCLLCLLVSCTWWNKEEDKSPFEGVPAKQLFDESKEYISKGEYSQAIKRLEAMDTLYPFNDYAEQAQLDLIYAYYKKGDYPSTAATAERFIHLYPRAERVDYAYYMKGLANFQQNRGTLAGLLPLDESWRDPGTQSQAYTDFATLIQQFPNSRYKANALQRMIYLRNLFAQRELNVSKYYYQRKMYVAAAERASFLVRNYPQAAGAQEALAIMFNANLNLGLVQAAEDARRVYQSTYHAEPPRM, encoded by the coding sequence ATGAAAGGTTTCAAAATTCTTTTTATAGGTTGCTTACTTTGTTTGTTAGTTTCTTGTACCTGGTGGAATAAAGAGGAAGATAAAAGTCCTTTCGAAGGCGTTCCGGCTAAACAATTATTTGACGAGTCAAAAGAGTATATTTCCAAGGGAGAATACTCCCAAGCTATAAAAAGATTAGAAGCTATGGATACGCTTTATCCTTTTAATGATTATGCTGAACAAGCACAATTAGACCTTATTTATGCTTATTATAAAAAAGGGGACTATCCGTCCACTGCAGCAACCGCAGAGCGCTTTATCCATTTATATCCTCGTGCCGAACGGGTTGACTACGCCTATTACATGAAAGGCTTAGCCAACTTCCAACAAAATCGTGGCACGCTAGCTGGGTTATTGCCCTTAGATGAGTCATGGCGCGATCCGGGTACGCAATCGCAAGCATATACAGATTTTGCCACGCTGATTCAACAATTCCCAAATAGCCGTTACAAAGCAAATGCATTGCAACGTATGATTTATTTGCGCAATTTGTTCGCCCAAAGGGAGCTCAATGTTTCTAAATATTACTATCAAAGAAAAATGTATGTGGCGGCAGCGGAAAGAGCTAGCTTTCTGGTAAGAAACTACCCCCAAGCAGCCGGTGCACAAGAGGCCTTAGCAATTATGTTTAATGCAAATCTGAATCTAGGACTCGTACAAGCTGCAGAAGATGCAAGAAGAGTTTATCAATCGACATATCACGCAGAACCACCGAGGATGTAA